Part of the Tenacibaculum sp. SZ-18 genome, TACAAATTTGATGATGAATTTCCTTTAAATGAATCAGGTCAACTTATTTACAAGCACGATTCGGAAGGTGTTCTTTCTATGGCGAATGCTGGTCCAGCTACAAATTCTTCTCAATTTTTTATAACGCACAAAGCGACTCCTTGGTTAGATGGTAAACATTCAGTTTTTGGAAAAGTAACATACGGACAGAACATTGTAGATACGATTGCTCAAAATGATATTATTGAAAAAGTAGATATCATTAGGATTGGTCAATCAGCAAAAAAATTTAATGCTGCTGATGTCTTTATACAAGAGTTAAACAACGCTGAGGAAAGAAAGAAGGAGAGAAGAAGAAAAATTGCAGTTGCCAAGGAAAAAATTAGAAAAGAAATGGATTACTATAGTTCTTCTGTAACGAGTTCTGGTCTAAGGTTTTTACAAATTGAAAAAGGAACTGGTAAAAAAGTAAATCCAGATTTACCAACAACTGTTCATTATCATTTATATGATGATTTAGGTAATAAGATCGCATCGAGTTTAGATCAAAAAGAACCGTTCACATTTACAATTAATGATCCAAATTTACCACTTATTGCAGGATGGAAAGAAGGGGCGAGGATGATGAGTGAAGGTGGTAAAGCCAGATTATTTATTCCTAGTTATTTAGGATATGGTGAAGTTGGTAGGTTGCCAGTTATTAAACCAAATACAGATTTAATTTTTGAAATACACGTTTTAAAAGTTGGTAAGTAGTTTGTTAGATATTATAAAATCAAAAGATGCTGAGCTATTGATTTTCCTAAATAATTTAGGTAGTGAAAAATGGGATGCATTTTGGTTAACAGTTACAAATCAGTTTAATTGGATTCCTCTTTTTGTGATTATTTTAGCGTTAATTTATATCCAATTTGGATTAAAAAAGACACTTTTTTCGTTGTTATTTATAGCGCTTATGGTTACATTTTCAGATCAATTTACTAATTTGATAAAAAATACAACAGGTAGAATTCGTCCTTGTAATACTGTTGAGTTACAAGAGTATTTAAGACAATTTACATATAAACCAAGAGGTTATAGTTTTTGGTCTGGTCATGCTTCATTGTCTACAACATTTACAACATTTATAATACTTTGGTTGAGACGTAAATTCAAATTTATTTTCTTTCTGATTTTATTCCCTTTAGTTTTCGGTTATAGTAGAGTGTATTTAGGTGTGCATTATCCAGGAGATA contains:
- a CDS encoding peptidylprolyl isomerase; its protein translation is MKIFKFFLLVSIVIVSCKTVKYPDLSDGLYADIQTNKGDILVKLHADIVPMTVANFVSLAEGNNPKMIDSMKGKPFYDGVKFHRVIKDFMVQAGQPKGQGRSSVGYKFDDEFPLNESGQLIYKHDSEGVLSMANAGPATNSSQFFITHKATPWLDGKHSVFGKVTYGQNIVDTIAQNDIIEKVDIIRIGQSAKKFNAADVFIQELNNAEERKKERRRKIAVAKEKIRKEMDYYSSSVTSSGLRFLQIEKGTGKKVNPDLPTTVHYHLYDDLGNKIASSLDQKEPFTFTINDPNLPLIAGWKEGARMMSEGGKARLFIPSYLGYGEVGRLPVIKPNTDLIFEIHVLKVGK
- a CDS encoding phosphatase PAP2 family protein; protein product: MLDIIKSKDAELLIFLNNLGSEKWDAFWLTVTNQFNWIPLFVIILALIYIQFGLKKTLFSLLFIALMVTFSDQFTNLIKNTTGRIRPCNTVELQEYLRQFTYKPRGYSFWSGHASLSTTFTTFIILWLRRKFKFIFFLILFPLVFGYSRVYLGVHYPGDITVGYLSGIVLGTLFYKLYSLLYLKIFKENLVQSN